Proteins co-encoded in one Flavobacterium sp. M31R6 genomic window:
- a CDS encoding LacI family DNA-binding transcriptional regulator, with amino-acid sequence MKDITLKEIATTLGISITTVSKALKNYPDVSAKTKQAVIDLAQNLHYTPNSFAVNLRTKESKTIGLIIPEVMHHFFSNVINAIIDEAEKNGYLVIILQSNESIDLERKQVDLLINKRVDGILMSLSNESNYDDHIQQIINRKIPFVMFDKITKLASCSKVIIDDQKAGFNAVQHLINIGCKKIAHIRGPLNPQNSIDRFIGYKKALEKNNIPYDSNLVYTCDKVSFQEGYDFTAQIIKEHPDVDGIFIITDLAASGVISYCNENQIKIPHQIAVIGFSNWFMSQVISPKLSSVDQPSHEMGVASFNLLLEEMNAHRDELPFTPRTIELETNIIIRESTTR; translated from the coding sequence ATGAAAGACATTACTCTTAAAGAAATAGCGACTACATTAGGAATTTCAATTACTACGGTTTCAAAAGCTTTAAAAAACTATCCAGATGTAAGTGCCAAAACCAAACAGGCGGTAATTGACCTTGCCCAAAATTTACATTACACCCCGAATAGTTTTGCCGTAAACTTACGAACGAAAGAATCCAAAACCATAGGTTTGATTATTCCAGAGGTAATGCACCATTTTTTTTCGAATGTAATTAACGCCATTATAGACGAGGCTGAAAAAAATGGTTATTTGGTTATCATCCTACAATCAAATGAATCTATTGATTTAGAAAGAAAACAAGTTGATTTATTAATTAACAAAAGGGTTGATGGTATCTTGATGTCTTTGTCCAATGAAAGTAATTATGATGATCACATCCAACAGATTATAAATAGAAAAATTCCTTTTGTAATGTTTGATAAGATAACCAAGTTGGCTTCTTGTTCTAAAGTCATTATAGATGATCAAAAAGCCGGTTTTAATGCTGTTCAACATTTAATAAATATCGGATGCAAAAAAATAGCACATATTCGTGGACCGCTTAATCCGCAAAATTCCATTGATCGTTTTATTGGATACAAAAAAGCATTAGAAAAAAACAACATTCCATACGATTCAAACCTTGTTTATACTTGTGACAAAGTATCTTTTCAAGAAGGTTACGATTTTACAGCACAAATAATAAAGGAACATCCTGATGTAGACGGTATCTTTATTATCACTGATTTAGCTGCTTCGGGTGTTATATCATATTGCAACGAAAACCAAATTAAAATACCCCATCAAATTGCTGTAATTGGTTTTAGCAATTGGTTCATGTCCCAAGTAATTTCACCAAAATTAAGTTCAGTTGACCAACCAAGTCATGAAATGGGAGTTGCGTCCTTTAATTTATTATTGGAAGAAATGAACGCCCATAGAGATGAACTACCTTTTACACCAAGAACCATAGAACTGGAAACCAATATTATTATACGAGAATCAACTACTCGCTAA
- a CDS encoding type IX secretion system membrane protein PorP/SprF translates to MKTKIIGLVVMLFTIVSSAQQDAQYTQYMYNTIVVNPAYAGSRQAMSIFALHRNQWVGVDGAPVTNSFSINTPLNESKVGLGLSVVNDKIGISTENNIAADFSYTIPASERYKISFGIKASANLLSVDFNKLTYQPGDPNMYQDNIDNKFSPNIGVGFYLHSDNSYIGISAPNLIETEHFDKSATSSSTSHVATEKINYYLIAGYVFDLSPSLKLKPSLETKYVQGAPLQVDVSANFMMNEKFVAGLAYRWSAAMSAMVGFQASDSWFIGYSYDFDTTEFAKYNSGSHEIFLRYELFNKYDKIISPRFF, encoded by the coding sequence ATGAAAACAAAAATAATCGGGTTGGTAGTAATGCTTTTCACTATTGTCAGTTCTGCACAGCAAGATGCTCAATATACCCAATATATGTACAATACGATAGTGGTGAATCCCGCTTATGCAGGATCCAGACAAGCGATGAGTATTTTTGCTTTGCATCGTAACCAATGGGTTGGAGTAGATGGAGCCCCAGTGACGAATTCCTTTTCTATTAATACTCCTTTAAATGAAAGTAAAGTTGGATTGGGATTGTCCGTTGTAAATGATAAAATTGGAATTTCTACAGAGAATAATATTGCTGCGGATTTTTCATATACAATACCAGCATCTGAAAGGTATAAAATCTCTTTTGGAATAAAAGCAAGTGCCAATTTGTTAAGTGTTGATTTCAACAAACTTACATATCAACCCGGTGATCCTAATATGTATCAGGATAACATCGATAATAAATTTTCTCCTAATATCGGAGTTGGATTCTATTTGCATTCTGATAATAGTTATATCGGAATATCGGCACCGAATTTGATTGAAACCGAACATTTTGATAAATCTGCGACATCAAGTTCTACAAGCCATGTTGCTACAGAGAAAATCAACTATTATTTGATAGCAGGATATGTATTTGATTTAAGTCCAAGCTTAAAATTGAAACCTTCTTTGGAAACTAAATACGTTCAAGGAGCTCCTTTGCAAGTGGATGTGTCGGCTAATTTTATGATGAACGAAAAATTTGTCGCAGGACTGGCTTACAGATGGAGTGCTGCTATGAGCGCCATGGTAGGATTTCAGGCAAGCGATTCATGGTTTATTGGATACAGTTATGATTTTGACACCACTGAATTTGCGAAATACAATTCCGGTTCTCACGAAATCTTTTTGCGATACGAATTGTTTAATAAATATGACAAAATTATCTCCCCAAGATTCTTCTAA
- a CDS encoding LacI family DNA-binding transcriptional regulator, with translation MKNATLKQIADQLGISITTVSKAIKNYPDVSPATKKMVVDLATSLNYTPNSFAVNLRTKESKTIGVIIPTVDYHFFSKVFQGVLEEAEKRNYLVIILRSNEKLELEKKQLELLLSKRVDGIIISLSNETGEFDHIKNVLAQNIPLVLFDKIAKLVNCSKVTINDRKAAYDATAYLIKKGRKKIAHFRGSYMPQNSIDRFLGYKKALEDHNIPYDPSLVYVCDNNTDLEDGYANAIKAIAEHPYLDGIFTVTDMVAVGVLKYLNEVGISMPKQIAIVGFCNSFVTEVTTPRLSTVDQPGFEIGRVAASVLFDEINSKKRNEPIVFQSIELGTSILEREST, from the coding sequence ATGAAAAACGCAACACTCAAACAAATCGCTGATCAGCTAGGTATTTCCATCACTACTGTTTCAAAAGCGATTAAAAACTATCCCGATGTAAGCCCTGCTACAAAAAAAATGGTAGTTGACTTAGCTACTTCTCTAAACTACACCCCAAATAGCTTTGCCGTAAACCTTAGAACCAAAGAGTCCAAAACCATTGGAGTAATCATACCAACTGTGGATTATCATTTTTTCTCTAAAGTATTCCAAGGAGTATTGGAAGAAGCCGAGAAAAGAAATTATTTAGTTATCATTCTACGATCTAATGAAAAATTAGAATTAGAAAAAAAACAACTTGAATTACTATTAAGCAAAAGAGTCGATGGAATTATCATTTCACTATCCAATGAAACGGGTGAATTTGATCATATAAAAAACGTACTTGCACAAAATATCCCTTTAGTCCTTTTTGATAAAATTGCCAAATTAGTTAATTGTTCCAAAGTAACCATAAATGACAGAAAAGCGGCTTATGATGCAACCGCTTACTTAATTAAAAAAGGACGTAAAAAAATTGCGCATTTCCGTGGATCTTATATGCCTCAAAACTCAATTGATCGATTTTTAGGATACAAGAAAGCACTTGAAGATCACAATATTCCTTATGACCCATCTTTAGTTTATGTTTGTGACAACAATACCGACTTAGAAGACGGTTATGCAAATGCGATAAAAGCCATTGCTGAACACCCTTATTTAGATGGGATTTTTACTGTAACCGACATGGTTGCAGTTGGTGTTCTCAAGTACTTAAATGAGGTAGGTATTTCAATGCCAAAACAAATTGCCATTGTTGGTTTTTGTAATTCATTTGTCACCGAAGTAACCACTCCAAGACTGTCAACAGTTGACCAACCAGGATTTGAGATAGGCAGAGTTGCTGCATCGGTTTTGTTTGATGAAATCAATTCAAAAAAACGAAATGAGCCTATTGTTTTTCAATCTATAGAATTGGGAACATCTATTTTAGAAAGAGAATCCACTTAA
- a CDS encoding OmpA family protein encodes MKIKKLLYSLFLSIFFLHGFAQKSTVTKAEKNYDRFAYVDAIDNYEKVAAKGYQDEKMFQKLGNSYYFKAEFSQALKWYDQLFALYPNQEPEYFYRYSQTLKSNGDYSKADQMLEQFNQKTTNDKRGKLFKDNRNYLDEIKANSGRFQVVDAGVNSVFSDYGSSILGNKLVFASARDTGGVSKKVFKWTNKSFTNLYWSEIKPDGEMGTPERFERKINSKFNESTPIFTQDGQTMYFTRNNFLEGKRGRDANKNTLLKLYKATLDQEGQWSNVTELPFNSNEYSVAHPTLSVDEKTLYFASDMPGTFGQSDLFRVKINGDGTYGVPENLGSEVNTEGRETFPFISNDNELYFASDGRPGLGGLDVFVARIGTDNSFYDIQNVGEPINSTQDDFAFLINSKNRNGFFTSNREGGQGYDDIYRFVENKKLACEQTLSGLVTDLDSGQILINAQMSLFDANFKPLQVVQTDGQGRYSFPVDCSKTYYVRGEKEEYQTNEVPVTTKTFSGSKDLPVALERRIKPVGVGTDLAKTLNIPIVYFDLDKSSIRKDAAYELSKVLAVMQQYPEMKIEVRSHTDSRQTAKYNDKLSDKRAKATVDWLVNNGINSVRLIGNGYGESQLVNHCSDGVKCTEEEHQANRRSEFIIVSMHE; translated from the coding sequence ATGAAAATTAAAAAATTACTATATAGTTTGTTCTTGAGTATTTTCTTTTTGCATGGATTTGCCCAAAAATCTACGGTAACCAAAGCCGAAAAAAATTATGATCGTTTTGCTTATGTAGATGCGATAGATAATTATGAAAAAGTTGCCGCAAAAGGGTATCAAGATGAGAAAATGTTTCAAAAATTAGGAAATTCCTATTATTTTAAAGCGGAATTTTCACAAGCTTTAAAGTGGTACGATCAACTTTTTGCGTTATATCCTAATCAAGAGCCAGAGTATTTTTATCGTTATTCCCAGACTTTAAAATCCAATGGTGATTATAGTAAAGCCGATCAAATGCTGGAGCAGTTCAATCAAAAAACAACTAACGATAAACGAGGAAAACTGTTCAAAGACAATCGAAATTACCTTGACGAAATCAAAGCCAATTCAGGTCGCTTTCAAGTTGTAGATGCTGGGGTAAACTCAGTTTTTTCAGATTATGGAAGTTCAATTTTAGGAAATAAACTAGTGTTTGCATCTGCTAGAGATACAGGAGGAGTCTCTAAGAAAGTATTCAAATGGACTAATAAATCTTTTACAAACCTTTATTGGTCTGAGATTAAACCCGATGGGGAAATGGGAACACCGGAACGATTCGAACGCAAGATTAACTCCAAGTTCAATGAATCAACTCCTATATTTACGCAAGACGGTCAAACGATGTACTTTACCAGAAACAATTTTTTGGAAGGGAAAAGAGGTAGAGATGCCAATAAAAATACTTTACTTAAATTATACAAAGCCACACTCGATCAGGAGGGTCAATGGAGTAATGTTACGGAATTGCCATTTAATAGCAATGAGTATAGTGTAGCACACCCAACGTTGAGCGTTGATGAAAAAACGTTGTATTTTGCTTCGGATATGCCCGGAACATTTGGGCAGTCAGATTTGTTTAGAGTTAAAATAAATGGCGATGGTACTTATGGAGTTCCTGAGAATCTTGGTTCAGAAGTCAATACTGAAGGTAGAGAAACCTTTCCTTTTATCTCCAATGATAACGAATTATATTTTGCCTCTGATGGAAGACCAGGTTTAGGCGGATTAGATGTTTTTGTGGCTCGAATAGGGACAGATAATAGCTTTTATGATATACAGAATGTAGGTGAACCGATTAATAGTACGCAAGATGATTTCGCTTTTTTAATTAACAGCAAAAACAGAAATGGATTTTTTACCTCAAATAGAGAAGGCGGCCAAGGATACGATGATATTTACCGATTTGTGGAGAATAAAAAACTGGCTTGTGAACAAACGCTTTCAGGATTAGTAACCGACTTGGATTCAGGCCAAATTTTGATTAATGCTCAGATGAGTTTGTTTGATGCTAACTTCAAACCTCTTCAAGTGGTTCAAACGGATGGGCAAGGGCGTTATAGCTTTCCTGTGGATTGCAGTAAAACCTATTATGTAAGAGGGGAGAAAGAGGAGTATCAGACTAATGAAGTTCCTGTTACAACAAAGACGTTCTCTGGTAGTAAAGACCTTCCTGTGGCGCTGGAACGACGCATCAAACCAGTAGGAGTTGGGACTGATTTAGCCAAAACATTGAATATTCCGATTGTTTATTTTGATTTGGATAAATCGTCCATTCGTAAAGATGCGGCCTATGAATTGTCCAAAGTATTAGCAGTGATGCAACAATATCCAGAGATGAAAATCGAAGTTCGGTCGCATACAGACAGTCGTCAAACGGCTAAGTACAATGATAAATTATCAGATAAGAGAGCTAAAGCCACAGTGGATTGGTTAGTGAATAACGGTATCAATTCGGTTAGATTAATAGGGAATGGTTATGGGGAATCCCAGTTAGTAAATCATTGTTCTGATGGAGTGAAATGCACCGAAGAAGAACATCAAGCCAATAGAAGAAGTGAATTCATCATTGTTTCGATGCATGAATAG